One Mauremys reevesii isolate NIE-2019 linkage group 5, ASM1616193v1, whole genome shotgun sequence genomic window carries:
- the CRACD gene encoding capping protein inhibiting regulator of actin dynamics isoform X5: MTISERTMEEANASLEEDLLPSSPMEIETQQDTVLSDSDNKLSDTPDSLNPLSVPGRGHEVEKKVTPVKSSRSKRHISSGGTIESINLDAVPQAVARLDNSAAKHKLSIRPKKQRLSRKHRRLTKESQSVTVTEFEQENPETHQYRERYPDDNGCIGTAKPTQNREGQKQLELADEKRKQEDHRRMLEAKEKRQIAEAEEKKHLEEQRCQEIEEMQREQERKRCEEEKRQHLLEEEKHFKIKEQRHQEEQKRQQERRRQELEEQKRQQERRRQELEEQKRLEERRRQELEEQKRLEERRRQELEEQKRLEEFRQQELEERKRLEEFRRQELEERRRVELEEQKIKELEEQRCHEIEKQHQEEQKRQELEEQRKEFEKRHLQAEQKLQQEEKAKRLEEQSQHQKEKKKRQEEQTLQKLEKQKTQEEQRRHEPAEQTHLESEEREQQGKFKIRQEESNEQELKEQTEIHVDGQQHLEKQKEQEQAIRQQQVKEAASSGDAGRESMEKQLQEESNQQKTKQSQKGKETVQEKLTPKQKREVEAQEQKIGEELRWQEVDERQAMHRPFTFQVSSGEKQIIFQKVNLSPVTPVKEEARHSTLKESKTHKFSKGSTAFPYSLCVPHTAILVTGAQLCGTAVNLNQIKDTACKSLLGLTEERKNLDIPPPESTQKTTLDPKSSHSKMKYTQETLNNQDILAEWASIRSRILKSAENSKLNEKDRVSVCRYSDDWTPKGRGASHGNLRKTLSANAKFSITPAWQKFSETSKANADAESASGAEGTEPENTRKKTDLSNDANDDVAAHYETPACKDNATEMATKSETHLIMANNTEGYKFAKDLPSFLVPSLSHSPGKELPQSESPATLESQQNTGTRKLDKTAPHEEENISPFGIKLRRTNYSLRFHYDQQAEQKKKKRYSAGDSFDGVLAPLVTTESGKETINTTLKDNISPSLERRDATVNVLKDSSNNVLENSETTVTLLFPSINSQIPLPSHEKPVCKSSLQQKPALAPKPTNQTPPSSPLSKMNRSNLADTLGQMAAKSESDTTWKKEDSKVNVVHSPAQNENKNEEEETREKKSFFPSITMPWREKADKKPEPLKKEKPVLQSRHSLDGSKLMEKVESAQPLWITLALQKQKGFREQQATREERRQAREAKQAEKLAKDNAAVSNQSDNKGSNISKTSVLQKPTPQEDEKKIEMAVSRLERREQLKKSNTLPTSVTVEISDSVPSIPLAKEVTKRFSTPDANPVSTEPAWLALAKRKAKAWSDCPQIIK; this comes from the exons GTTACTCCAGTCAAATCGTCTCGGTCAAAAAGACACATTTCCTCTGGTGGCACAATTGAATCAATCAATCTTGATGCGGTCCCCCAGGCAGTCGCTCGTCTTGACAACAGCGCGGCTAAGCACAAGCTCTCCATAAGGCCAAAAAAACAGAGGCTGTCAAGAAAACACAGAAGATTAACAAAG GAGTCACAAAGCGTAACAGTGACAGAGTTTGAGCAAGAAAACCCAGAAACCCACCAGTACAGAGAGAGATACCCAGATGACAATGGATGCATTGGCACAGCTAAGCCAACCCAGAACAGAGAGGGGCAAAAGCAGCTTGAGTTAGCAGATGAGAAAAGAAAGCAAGAAGATCACAGGAGAATGCTCGAGGCAAAAGAGAAAAGACAAATTGCagaagcagaggaaaaaaaacatcTGGAAGAACAAAGATGCCAGGAAATTGAAGAGATGCAAAGGGAACAGGAGAGAAAGCGTTGTGAGGAAGAGAAAAGGCAGCATCTTCTTGAGGaggagaaacattttaaaataaaagagcaGAGGCACCAGGAGGAGCAGAAAAGACAACAAGAACGGAGACGACAGGAACTGGAGGAGCAGAAAAGACAACAAGAACGGAGACGACAGGAACTGGAGGAGCAGAAAAGACTGGAAGAACGGAGACGACAGGAACTGGAGGAGCAGAAAAGACTGGAAGAACGGAGACGACAGGAACTGGAGGAGCAGAAAAGACTGGAAGAatttagacaacaggaactgGAGGAGCGGAAAAGACTGGAAgaatttagacgacaggaactgGAAGAACGGAGACGAGTGGAACTGGAGGAGCAGAAAATAAAAGAACTGGAAGAACAAAGGTGTCATGAGATTGAAAAACAGCATCAGGAGGAACAAAAAAGACAAGAATTGGAAGAACAGAGAAAAGAATTTGAGAAAAGGCATCTTCAGGCTGAACAGAAGTTGCAGCAGGAGGAAAAAGCTAAGAGACTGGAAGAACAAAGCCAGcatcagaaggaaaaaaagaagagacAAGAAGAACAAACTCTACAAAAACTGGAGAAGCAAAAGACACAGGAAGAACAAAGAAGACATGAGCCAGCAGAACAAACACACCTGGAGAGTGAAGAGAGAGAACAACAGGGGAAATTTAAAATAAGGCAAGAGGAATCAAATGAACAAGAACTGAAAGAACAGACAGAAATACATGTGGATGGACAACAGCATCTGgaaaagcaaaaagaacaagagcaAGCCATAAGACAGCAACAGGTCAAAGAAGCAGCAAGTTCTGGGGATGCTGGTAGGGAATCCATGGAGAAGCAGCTTCAAGAAGAatcaaaccaacaaaaaacaaaacaatcacagAAAGGGAAAGAAACAGTGCAAGAAAAGCTAACACCAAAGCAGAAGAGAGAAGTTGAAGCTCAGGAGCAGAAAATAGGTGAAGAACTAAGATGGCAGGAAGTAGATGAAAGGCAGGCTATGCACAGACCATTCACATTTCAAGTGTCATCGGGAGAGAAACAGATCATATTTCAGAAAGTGAATTTGAGCCCTGTTACTCCTGTCAAAGAGGAAGCACGACATTCTACCCTCAAAGAATCCAAGACCCACAAATTTAGCAAAGGTTCTACTGCATTCCCCTACTCTTTGTGTGTCCCACACACAGCTATTTTGGTTACTGGAGCACAGCTTTGTGGCACTGCCGTAAACCTGAATCAGATCAAAGATACAGCTTGTAAATCTTTACTTGGTTtgacagaagaaagaaaaaacctGGATATTCCCCCACCAGAAAGCACCCAGAAAACTACTCTTGATCCCAAATCTAGCCACAGTAAAATGAAGTATACACAGGAGACATTGAACAACCAGGACATATTAGCAGAATGGGCTTCTATTAGATCCAGAATCCTAAAGAGTGCAGAAAACAGCAAGCTAAATGAAAAAGACAGAGTAAGTGTCTGTAGATACAGTGATGACTGGACACCCAAAGGACGAGGTGCTTCCCATGGCAATTTAAGGAAAACCCTTTCTGCAAATGCAAAATTTTCCATAACACCAGCATGGCAGAAATTTTCAGAAACCTCAAAAGCCAATGCAGATGCTGAGAGTGCAAGTGGTGCAGAAGGTACTGAACCAGAGAACACAAGAAAAAAGACAGATTTATCCAATGATGCAAATGATGATGTGGCTGCTCACTATGAGACTCCAGCTTGTAAAGATAATGCGACTGAAATGGCTACAAAGAGCGAAACACACCTTATAATGGCAAACAACACAGAAGGCTATAAGTTTGCCAAAGATCTTCCATCTTTCCTTGTTCCAAGCCTCTCTCATTCTCCAGGAAAAGAACTGCCCCAATCAGAATCTCCAGCtactttggaaagtcagcagaACACTGGTAcaagaaaactggataaaacaGCACCACACgaagaagaaaatatttctcCATTTGGGATAAAGTTAAGAAGGACAAACTACTCCTTGCGTTTCCACTATGATCAACAGGCGgagcaaaagaaaaagaaaagatacaGTGCAGGAGATAGTTTTGATGGTGTACTTGCTCCACTAGTTACAACAGAAAGTGGAAAAGAAACCATTAATACCACTCTAAAAGACAATATATCCCCTAGCCTAGAGAGAAGGGATGCCACTGTTAATGTTTTAAAAGACTCTTCAAATAATGTTTTGGAGAACTCAGAAACAACAGTTACACTGTTATTCCCATCAATCAACAGCCAGATTCCTTTACCTAGTCATGAGAAACCTGTGTGTAAATCGTCACTCCAACAGAAACCTGCATTAGCTCCAAAGCCCACAAACCAGACCCCGCCATCCTCTCCTCTCTCTAAAATGAACAGATCAAATTTAGCTGACACGTTAGGTCAAATGGCGGCTAAATCTGAGTCAGACACCACGTGGAAAAAAGAAGACAGTAAAGTGAATGTGGTGCACTCACCAGCACAGAATGAGAACAAAAATGAAGaggaagaaaccagagaaaagaAGTCATTTTTCCCATCTATCACCATGCCATGGAGAGAGAAAGCTGACAAAAAGCCTGAGCCACTGAAAAAAG aAAAGCCAGTTCTCCAGAGCAGGCATTCTTTAGATGGCTCCAAATTGATGGAAAAAGTTGAATCTGCACAACCGCTGTGGATtacattagcactacaaaagcaAAAGGGATTTCGTGAGCAGCAAGCTaccagagaggagaggagacaagcCCGAGAGGCAAAGCAGGCTGAGAAGCTCGCTAAAgataat GCTGCTGTAAGCAATCAGTCAGATAATAAAGGCAGCAATATCAGCAAAACAAGTGTACTGCAGAAACCTACACCTCAGGAAGACGAGAAGAAAATTGAGATGGCTGTGTCAAGACTAGAACGCAGAGAGCAGCTCAAAAAGTCCAATACCCTTCCTACTTCTGTGACAG TGGAGATTTCAGATTCTGTTCCATCAATTCCATTAGCAAAAGAGGTTACCAAGAGATTCTCTACTCCTGATGCTAACCCTGTGTCAACAGAACCAGCCTGGCTGGCCCTAGCCAAGAGGAAAGCAAAAGCCTGGAGTGACTGTCCACAGATCATTAAGTAA
- the CRACD gene encoding capping protein inhibiting regulator of actin dynamics isoform X4, with amino-acid sequence MGTRAFSHDSIFIPDGQAESEQAVQAMSQDKILGKVKTLQQQLSKTIKFGQTPQMTISERTMEEANASLEEDLLPSSPMEIETQQDTVLSDSDNKLSDTPDSLNPLSVPGRGHEVEKKVTPVKSSRSKRHISSGGTIESINLDAVPQAVARLDNSAAKHKLSIRPKKQRLSRKHRRLTKESQSVTVTEFEQENPETHQYRERYPDDNGCIGTAKPTQNREGQKQLELADEKRKQEDHRRMLEAKEKRQIAEAEEKKHLEEQRCQEIEEMQREQERKRCEEEKRQHLLEEEKHFKIKEQRHQEEQKRQQERRRQELEEQKRQQERRRQELEEQKRLEERRRQELEEQKRLEERRRQELEEQKRLEEFRQQELEERKRLEEFRRQELEERRRVELEEQKIKELEEQRCHEIEKQHQEEQKRQELEEQRKEFEKRHLQAEQKLQQEEKAKRLEEQSQHQKEKKKRQEEQTLQKLEKQKTQEEQRRHEPAEQTHLESEEREQQGKFKIRQEESNEQELKEQTEIHVDGQQHLEKQKEQEQAIRQQQVKEAASSGDAGRESMEKQLQEESNQQKTKQSQKGKETVQEKLTPKQKREVEAQEQKIGEELRWQEVDERQAMHRPFTFQVSSGEKQIIFQKVNLSPVTPVKEEARHSTLKESKTHKFSKGSTAFPYSLCVPHTAILVTGAQLCGTAVNLNQIKDTACKSLLGLTEERKNLDIPPPESTQKTTLDPKSSHSKMKYTQETLNNQDILAEWASIRSRILKSAENSKLNEKDRVSVCRYSDDWTPKGRGASHGNLRKTLSANAKFSITPAWQKFSETSKANADAESASGAEGTEPENTRKKTDLSNDANDDVAAHYETPACKDNATEMATKSETHLIMANNTEGYKFAKDLPSFLVPSLSHSPGKELPQSESPATLESQQNTGTRKLDKTAPHEEENISPFGIKLRRTNYSLRFHYDQQAEQKKKKRYSAGDSFDGVLAPLVTTESGKETINTTLKDNISPSLERRDATVNVLKDSSNNVLENSETTVTLLFPSINSQIPLPSHEKPVCKSSLQQKPALAPKPTNQTPPSSPLSKMNRSNLADTLGQMAAKSESDTTWKKEDSKVNVVHSPAQNENKNEEEETREKKSFFPSITMPWREKADKKPEPLKKEKPVLQSRHSLDGSKLMEKVESAQPLWITLALQKQKGFREQQATREERRQAREAKQAEKLAKDNAAVSNQSDNKGSNISKTSVLQKPTPQEDEKKIEMAVSRLERREQLKKSNTLPTSVTVEISDSVPSIPLAKEVTKRFSTPDANPVSTEPAWLALAKRKAKAWSDCPQIIK; translated from the exons GTTACTCCAGTCAAATCGTCTCGGTCAAAAAGACACATTTCCTCTGGTGGCACAATTGAATCAATCAATCTTGATGCGGTCCCCCAGGCAGTCGCTCGTCTTGACAACAGCGCGGCTAAGCACAAGCTCTCCATAAGGCCAAAAAAACAGAGGCTGTCAAGAAAACACAGAAGATTAACAAAG GAGTCACAAAGCGTAACAGTGACAGAGTTTGAGCAAGAAAACCCAGAAACCCACCAGTACAGAGAGAGATACCCAGATGACAATGGATGCATTGGCACAGCTAAGCCAACCCAGAACAGAGAGGGGCAAAAGCAGCTTGAGTTAGCAGATGAGAAAAGAAAGCAAGAAGATCACAGGAGAATGCTCGAGGCAAAAGAGAAAAGACAAATTGCagaagcagaggaaaaaaaacatcTGGAAGAACAAAGATGCCAGGAAATTGAAGAGATGCAAAGGGAACAGGAGAGAAAGCGTTGTGAGGAAGAGAAAAGGCAGCATCTTCTTGAGGaggagaaacattttaaaataaaagagcaGAGGCACCAGGAGGAGCAGAAAAGACAACAAGAACGGAGACGACAGGAACTGGAGGAGCAGAAAAGACAACAAGAACGGAGACGACAGGAACTGGAGGAGCAGAAAAGACTGGAAGAACGGAGACGACAGGAACTGGAGGAGCAGAAAAGACTGGAAGAACGGAGACGACAGGAACTGGAGGAGCAGAAAAGACTGGAAGAatttagacaacaggaactgGAGGAGCGGAAAAGACTGGAAgaatttagacgacaggaactgGAAGAACGGAGACGAGTGGAACTGGAGGAGCAGAAAATAAAAGAACTGGAAGAACAAAGGTGTCATGAGATTGAAAAACAGCATCAGGAGGAACAAAAAAGACAAGAATTGGAAGAACAGAGAAAAGAATTTGAGAAAAGGCATCTTCAGGCTGAACAGAAGTTGCAGCAGGAGGAAAAAGCTAAGAGACTGGAAGAACAAAGCCAGcatcagaaggaaaaaaagaagagacAAGAAGAACAAACTCTACAAAAACTGGAGAAGCAAAAGACACAGGAAGAACAAAGAAGACATGAGCCAGCAGAACAAACACACCTGGAGAGTGAAGAGAGAGAACAACAGGGGAAATTTAAAATAAGGCAAGAGGAATCAAATGAACAAGAACTGAAAGAACAGACAGAAATACATGTGGATGGACAACAGCATCTGgaaaagcaaaaagaacaagagcaAGCCATAAGACAGCAACAGGTCAAAGAAGCAGCAAGTTCTGGGGATGCTGGTAGGGAATCCATGGAGAAGCAGCTTCAAGAAGAatcaaaccaacaaaaaacaaaacaatcacagAAAGGGAAAGAAACAGTGCAAGAAAAGCTAACACCAAAGCAGAAGAGAGAAGTTGAAGCTCAGGAGCAGAAAATAGGTGAAGAACTAAGATGGCAGGAAGTAGATGAAAGGCAGGCTATGCACAGACCATTCACATTTCAAGTGTCATCGGGAGAGAAACAGATCATATTTCAGAAAGTGAATTTGAGCCCTGTTACTCCTGTCAAAGAGGAAGCACGACATTCTACCCTCAAAGAATCCAAGACCCACAAATTTAGCAAAGGTTCTACTGCATTCCCCTACTCTTTGTGTGTCCCACACACAGCTATTTTGGTTACTGGAGCACAGCTTTGTGGCACTGCCGTAAACCTGAATCAGATCAAAGATACAGCTTGTAAATCTTTACTTGGTTtgacagaagaaagaaaaaacctGGATATTCCCCCACCAGAAAGCACCCAGAAAACTACTCTTGATCCCAAATCTAGCCACAGTAAAATGAAGTATACACAGGAGACATTGAACAACCAGGACATATTAGCAGAATGGGCTTCTATTAGATCCAGAATCCTAAAGAGTGCAGAAAACAGCAAGCTAAATGAAAAAGACAGAGTAAGTGTCTGTAGATACAGTGATGACTGGACACCCAAAGGACGAGGTGCTTCCCATGGCAATTTAAGGAAAACCCTTTCTGCAAATGCAAAATTTTCCATAACACCAGCATGGCAGAAATTTTCAGAAACCTCAAAAGCCAATGCAGATGCTGAGAGTGCAAGTGGTGCAGAAGGTACTGAACCAGAGAACACAAGAAAAAAGACAGATTTATCCAATGATGCAAATGATGATGTGGCTGCTCACTATGAGACTCCAGCTTGTAAAGATAATGCGACTGAAATGGCTACAAAGAGCGAAACACACCTTATAATGGCAAACAACACAGAAGGCTATAAGTTTGCCAAAGATCTTCCATCTTTCCTTGTTCCAAGCCTCTCTCATTCTCCAGGAAAAGAACTGCCCCAATCAGAATCTCCAGCtactttggaaagtcagcagaACACTGGTAcaagaaaactggataaaacaGCACCACACgaagaagaaaatatttctcCATTTGGGATAAAGTTAAGAAGGACAAACTACTCCTTGCGTTTCCACTATGATCAACAGGCGgagcaaaagaaaaagaaaagatacaGTGCAGGAGATAGTTTTGATGGTGTACTTGCTCCACTAGTTACAACAGAAAGTGGAAAAGAAACCATTAATACCACTCTAAAAGACAATATATCCCCTAGCCTAGAGAGAAGGGATGCCACTGTTAATGTTTTAAAAGACTCTTCAAATAATGTTTTGGAGAACTCAGAAACAACAGTTACACTGTTATTCCCATCAATCAACAGCCAGATTCCTTTACCTAGTCATGAGAAACCTGTGTGTAAATCGTCACTCCAACAGAAACCTGCATTAGCTCCAAAGCCCACAAACCAGACCCCGCCATCCTCTCCTCTCTCTAAAATGAACAGATCAAATTTAGCTGACACGTTAGGTCAAATGGCGGCTAAATCTGAGTCAGACACCACGTGGAAAAAAGAAGACAGTAAAGTGAATGTGGTGCACTCACCAGCACAGAATGAGAACAAAAATGAAGaggaagaaaccagagaaaagaAGTCATTTTTCCCATCTATCACCATGCCATGGAGAGAGAAAGCTGACAAAAAGCCTGAGCCACTGAAAAAAG aAAAGCCAGTTCTCCAGAGCAGGCATTCTTTAGATGGCTCCAAATTGATGGAAAAAGTTGAATCTGCACAACCGCTGTGGATtacattagcactacaaaagcaAAAGGGATTTCGTGAGCAGCAAGCTaccagagaggagaggagacaagcCCGAGAGGCAAAGCAGGCTGAGAAGCTCGCTAAAgataat GCTGCTGTAAGCAATCAGTCAGATAATAAAGGCAGCAATATCAGCAAAACAAGTGTACTGCAGAAACCTACACCTCAGGAAGACGAGAAGAAAATTGAGATGGCTGTGTCAAGACTAGAACGCAGAGAGCAGCTCAAAAAGTCCAATACCCTTCCTACTTCTGTGACAG TGGAGATTTCAGATTCTGTTCCATCAATTCCATTAGCAAAAGAGGTTACCAAGAGATTCTCTACTCCTGATGCTAACCCTGTGTCAACAGAACCAGCCTGGCTGGCCCTAGCCAAGAGGAAAGCAAAAGCCTGGAGTGACTGTCCACAGATCATTAAGTAA